One Dreissena polymorpha isolate Duluth1 chromosome 9, UMN_Dpol_1.0, whole genome shotgun sequence genomic window carries:
- the LOC127844099 gene encoding fatty acid hydroxylase domain-containing protein 2-like isoform X1, which yields MDLTEQRVVNESLTNAMSLAEGTRVFIALNVVFMTSFWSVGLAFLFVDVFQRPRWMLKFKTQPGRNQPVDMKDLTRLLRQLTVNYITVGLPYGVIHYVLHKLRGNDVTFTLPAASEFIVHLALCLIMEEITFYYAHRLFHTSVLYRRIHKVHHEWTAPIGLGAVYAHPLEFAFGNILTIASGPLVAGACQVTTLAWFTMATAVTIIHHSGYHLPLLPSPEFHDYHHLKFTGNYGLLGILDKLHGTLNQTWTRSKHFKRHRLIWSSKQMLT from the exons ATGGATTTGACGGAGCAAAGAGTCGTGAATGAAAGCCTCACAAACGCCATGAGTCTCGCTGAAGGCACGCGCGTCTTTATAG CCCTAAACGTCGTTTTTATGACGTCATTCTGGAGCGTTGGTCTCGCGTTTCTCTTCGTTGACGTTTTTCAGAGACCACGGTGGATGCTGAAGTTTAAAACACAGCCCGGAAGAAATCAACCG GTCGATATGAAAGATTTAACGAGACTTCTCCGTCAACTAACGGTCAATTACATCACAGTAGGCCTTCCTTACGGCGTAATCCATTACGTGCTCCACAAGTTACGAGGGAATGATGTCACCTTCACCTTGCCTGCTGCCTCCGAGTTCATCGTGCACTTAGCATTATGCCTGATCATGGAGGAAATCACGTTTTATTACGCGCACAG GTTATTTCACACCAGTGTGTTGTACCGGCGTATACACAAAGTGCATCACGAGTGGACGGCGCCTATCGGTCTGGGGGCAGTGTACGCACACCCGCTCGAGTTCGCCTTCGGAAACATCTTGACAATCGCTTCCGGGCCGCTGGTCGCCGGCGCATGCCAG GTTACGACGTTAGCCTGGTTTACCATGGCGACAGCAGTGACGATTATCCACCATAGCGGCTACCACCTGCCGCTACTTCCGTCGCCGGAGTTTCACGACTACCATCATTTAAA ATTTACCGGAAACTATGGACTACTAGGCATATTGGACAAGTTACACGGCACTTTAAATCAGACATGGACGCGTAGCAAACACTTCAAACGACATCGCTTGATTTGGTCGTCAAAACAGATGTTGACTTGA
- the LOC127844099 gene encoding fatty acid hydroxylase domain-containing protein 2-like isoform X2, with translation MTSFWSVGLAFLFVDVFQRPRWMLKFKTQPGRNQPVDMKDLTRLLRQLTVNYITVGLPYGVIHYVLHKLRGNDVTFTLPAASEFIVHLALCLIMEEITFYYAHRLFHTSVLYRRIHKVHHEWTAPIGLGAVYAHPLEFAFGNILTIASGPLVAGACQVTTLAWFTMATAVTIIHHSGYHLPLLPSPEFHDYHHLKFTGNYGLLGILDKLHGTLNQTWTRSKHFKRHRLIWSSKQMLT, from the exons ATGACGTCATTCTGGAGCGTTGGTCTCGCGTTTCTCTTCGTTGACGTTTTTCAGAGACCACGGTGGATGCTGAAGTTTAAAACACAGCCCGGAAGAAATCAACCG GTCGATATGAAAGATTTAACGAGACTTCTCCGTCAACTAACGGTCAATTACATCACAGTAGGCCTTCCTTACGGCGTAATCCATTACGTGCTCCACAAGTTACGAGGGAATGATGTCACCTTCACCTTGCCTGCTGCCTCCGAGTTCATCGTGCACTTAGCATTATGCCTGATCATGGAGGAAATCACGTTTTATTACGCGCACAG GTTATTTCACACCAGTGTGTTGTACCGGCGTATACACAAAGTGCATCACGAGTGGACGGCGCCTATCGGTCTGGGGGCAGTGTACGCACACCCGCTCGAGTTCGCCTTCGGAAACATCTTGACAATCGCTTCCGGGCCGCTGGTCGCCGGCGCATGCCAG GTTACGACGTTAGCCTGGTTTACCATGGCGACAGCAGTGACGATTATCCACCATAGCGGCTACCACCTGCCGCTACTTCCGTCGCCGGAGTTTCACGACTACCATCATTTAAA ATTTACCGGAAACTATGGACTACTAGGCATATTGGACAAGTTACACGGCACTTTAAATCAGACATGGACGCGTAGCAAACACTTCAAACGACATCGCTTGATTTGGTCGTCAAAACAGATGTTGACTTGA
- the LOC127844702 gene encoding filaggrin-like gives MQSTSAVVPVSHAKYQCRSSSKSHGKNQCRSSSKGHAKYQCRSSSKGHAKYQCRSSSKGHAKYQCRSSSKSHAKYQCRSSSKGHGKNQCRSSSKGHAKYQCRSSSKGHAKYQCRSSSKGNAKYQCRSSSKGHAQYQFRSSSKGHGKNQCRSSSKGHAKYQCRSSSKGHAKYQCRSSSKGHAKYQCRSSSKSHAKYQCRSSSKGHAKYQCRSSSKGHAKNQCRSSSKSHAKYQCRRSSKSHAKYQCRSSSKSHGKNQCRSSSKGHAKYQCRSSSKVMQSTSAVVPVSHAKYQCRSSSKGHAKYQCRSSSKSHAKYQCRSSSKSHAKYQCRCSSKGHAKYQCRSSSKGHAKYQCRSSSKGHAKYQCRSSSKSHAKYQCRSSSKSHAKYQCRSSSKGHAKYQCRSSSKGHAKYQCRSSSKGHAKYQCRSSSKSHAKYQCRSSSKGHAKYQCRSSSKSHAKYQCRSSSKSHAKYQCRSSSKGHAKYQCRSSSKGHAKYQCRSSSKGHAKYQCRSSSKSHAKYQCRSARKGHAKYQCRSSSKGHAKYQCRSSSKGHAKYQCRRSSKSHAKYQCRSSSKSHGKNQCRSSSKGHAKYQCRSSSKVMQSTSAVVPVSHAKYQCRSSSKGHAKYQCRSSSKSHAKYQCRSSSKSHAKYQCRSSSKGHAKYQCRSSSKGHAKYQCRSSSKGHAKYQCRSSSKSHAKYQCRSSSKGHAKYQ, from the coding sequence ATGCAAAGTACCAGTGCCGTGGTTCCTGTAAGTCATGCAAAGTACCAGTGTCGTAGTTCCAGTAAGAGTCATGGAAAGAACCAGTGCCGTAGTTCCAGTAAGGGTCATGCAAAGTACCAGTGCCGTAGTTCCAGTAAGGGTCATGCAAAGTACCAGTGCCGTAGTTCCAGTAAGGGTCATGCAAAGTACCAGTGCCGTAGTTCCAGTAAGAGTCATGCAAAGTACCAGTGCCGTAGTTCCAGTAAGGGTCATGGAAAGAACCAGTGCCGTAGTTCCAGTAAGGGTCATGCAAAGTACCAGTGCCGTAGTTCCAGTAAGGGTCATGCAAAGTACCAGTGCCGTAGTTCCAGTAAGGGTAATGCAAAGTACCAGTGCCGTAGTTCCAGTAAGGGTCATGCACAGTACCAGTTCCGTAGTTCCAGTAAGGGTCATGGAAAGAACCAGTGCCGTAGTTCCAGTAAGGGTCATGCAAAGTACCAGTGCCGTAGTTCCAGTAAGGGTCATGCAAAGTACCAGTGCCGTAGTTCCAGTAAGGGTCATGCAAAGTACCAGTGCCGTAGTTCCAGTAAGAGTCATGCAAAGTACCAGTGCCGTAGTTCCAGTAAGGGTCATGCAAAGTACCAGTGCCGTAGTTCCAGTAAGGGTCATGCAAAGAACCAGTGCCGTAGTTCCAGTAAGAGTCATGCAAAGTACCAGTGCCGTAGGTCCAGTAAGAGTCATGCAAAGTACCAGTGTCGTAGTTCCAGTAAGAGTCATGGAAAGAACCAGTGCCGTAGTTCCAGTAAGGGTCATGCAAAGTACCAGTGCCGTAGTTCCAGTAAGGTCATGCAAAGTACCAGTGCCGTAGTTCCAGTAAGTCATGCAAAGTACCAGTGCCGTAGTTCCAGTAAGGGTCATGCAAAGTACCAGTGCCGTAGTTCCAGTAAGAGTCATGCAAAGTACCAGTGCCGTAGTTCCAGTAAGAGTCATGCAAAGTACCAGTGCCGTTGTTCCAGTAAGGGTCATGCAAAGTACCAGTGCCGTAGTTCCAGTAAGGGTCATGCAAAGTACCAGTGCCGTAGTTCCAGTAAGGGTCATGCAAAGTACCAGTGCCGTAGTTCCAGCAAGAGTCATGCAAAGTACCAGTGCCGTAGTTCCAGTAAGAGTCATGCAAAGTACCAGTGCCGTAGTTCCAGTAAGGGTCATGCAAAGTACCAGTGCCGTAGTTCCAGTAAGGGTCATGCAAAGTACCAGTGCCGTAGTTCCAGTAAGGGTCATGCAAAGTACCAGTGCCGTAGTTCCAGTAAGAGTCATGCAAAGTACCAGTGCCGTAGTTCCAGTAAGGGTCATGCAAAGTACCAGTGCCGTAGTTCCAGTAAGAGTCATGCAAAGTACCAGTGCCGTAGTTCCAGTAAGAGTCATGCAAAGTACCAGTGCCGTAGTTCCAGTAAGGGTCATGCAAAGTACCAGTGCCGTAGTTCCAGTAAGGGTCATGCAAAGTACCAGTGCCGTAGTTCCAGTAAGGGTCATGCAAAGTACCAGTGCCGTAGTTCCAGTAAGAGTCATGCAAAGTACCAGTGCCGTAGTGCCAGAAAGGGTCATGCAAAGTACCAGTGCCGTAGTTCCAGTAAGGGTCATGCAAAGTACCAGTGCCGTAGTTCCAGTAAGGGTCATGCAAAGTACCAGTGCCGTAGGTCCAGTAAGAGTCATGCAAAGTACCAGTGTCGTAGTTCCAGTAAGAGTCATGGAAAGAACCAGTGCCGTAGTTCCAGTAAGGGTCATGCAAAGTACCAGTGCCGTAGTTCCAGTAAGGTCATGCAAAGTACCAGTGCCGTAGTTCCAGTAAGTCATGCAAAGTACCAGTGCCGTAGTTCCAGTAAGGGTCATGCAAAGTACCAGTGCCGTAGTTCCAGTAAGAGTCATGCAAAGTACCAGTGCCGTAGTTCCAGTAAGAGTCATGCAAAGTACCAGTGCCGTAGTTCCAGTAAGGGTCATGCAAAGTACCAGTGCCGTAGTTCCAGTAAGGGTCATGCAAAGTACCAGTGCCGTAGTTCCAGTAAGGGTCATGCAAAGTACCAGTGCCGTAGTTCCAGTAAGAGTCATGCAAAGTACCAGTGCCGTAGTTCCAGTAAGGGTCATGCAAAGTACCAGTAG